The window TGACATGTCACAGCAACAGCCCATGCACGTGCGCTGCCTTATTCCCCGGTGAtttgtcaacattttctttCCCTCGTTCTGCGGCCTTTGGCAATGAAGGTGTGGCCTCTTTGCAGGTGTAATGTAACGTTGCTGTCACAAAGAATGACCGAGGTGCTCCCCGAGGCAAATACGTTGTAACTGCACACCCTTGTTCAACTCTGGGAGAGCAGGAAACTGCACTTTTTTTATGGGTGGAGGACTGCAATGGAGTGCATGGTTTCAGGCTGGACATCTGTTGCTCGTGCCCACCTCccaaccctcctcctcctccaggccGGTTCTCTGGGTGAGTCTGTTGAATGGAGGCAGTGACCTGGCAGTCTTGACTGTGTGTGGGAAAATCCCACAGCCAAAGAGTTGGTGCATTCACATGCTAATTGTGTTTGTATAAATAGGAGGGACGTAGCGCACGGAGGGCCCTAGAGACACACTGAGATTCAGAGAGGAGACTGCCAGCATCATGACTGCTTCATCTATGGCTCACACTATAGGAAAACACTCCAGCGCAAAAGAGGAGAGGAAGGTAGTCTACAATTGGATAGTGTAGATCATTTTCTGCTTTGAGATGCACCTAGAACTTTTTGTGCTTTACTGCGGCCCGTCACTGAGTTGTATATTTTATCCTTTCCCTAACAGATGCGGAAGCCTCTGATCGAGAGGAAACGACGTGAGAGGATAAACAATTGTTTGGATCAGTTGAAAGAGACTGTGACCAGCGCCTTCAGACTTGATGTGAGTACTCCACGTGTCTCAGCTCTCTGTCAACAAGGCTGGCGAGATTAACTTAATCAAAGATGGCCTATCGTCTCTCAACAGCAATCCAAACTCGAAAAAGCCGACATACTCGAGATGACAGTGAAACATCTGCAAAATATCCGGACTAATATACTTCATGGTAAGAAATGGTGTGATGCAACATGTTTATTGGTGGCCCTATAGTCTCTTGCCTTTGAGGTAATGTTGTTCCATATGCACATTTTAGGCCGCAGAGGGCTTCGGTAGaatattatttcaatttcatgatttgttattttcatAGAGGACATCACATATTACATGTTATTACATATTACATTACCAAGGGCTTCTATGAGAATGTTCCTGGGAGGTAAGGCATTTTGCAGGTTATGTAGGGCCCACCAGGGGACACTACAACACAAGTTAACCCGTCGTCCTCCCTTGCAGACCCTCTGGAGTCCCAGCAGAAATACAGCAAAGGATACATCCAGTGCATGCATGAAGTACACAACATGCTCCTCACCTGTGACTGGATGGATAAAACTCTTGGCTCTCGCCTGCTCAACCACCTCCTCAGGTCTCTACCTAGTTCCACTCAAGATCACACCCTAGAGCCCACAGCTAGAAGTGATGTCCCAACTCCGGCCAGTCCAGGCACCCGACCCCGAAACACATCCATCAGGGGAGACCAGAGCGAGCAACCCACCTGCCATGTGTACGCAGTCTCTGGACACCAGGAAAGAGCTGTGCCCCACAGCCCCCACTTCGGGATGCTGAAGATGTGGCGGCCCTGGTGAACCTCTGAATTCCGTCAGCATGTTGTTAGGCCAACCTCTGTTATGTATCTTATAGATATGCTGCTCAGAAGACAAACGTGGGGCACTTTTGTTCCAGTCATTATTGTTTTAGGTGTGCCATAATGATTCTATAAAGACCTTTGCTCTGTACTTCCCTTCCGAAGTTGACTTCTCGTAAGCCTGCATTATAGAAGGCTCTTATTAatctttcatgtatttattgtattaacatACTATTTATTTGCTATTATAATGTATCACTTTCCATCTTTCTCCCACTTTCTTGGCATTGCATAGATCTTTGTCTGATCCTTTTGCTGGATTAATATCAgtgataataaaatatattatttactgAGGTTCTCCTGACTGCATTTTGTTCAGCCGTATAAAGGGTCGTGTTTGAGTTGACTGTCTGCAATAACGACACATAGCGCAAACGTCGAGACCAGTAAACAATCGCAAATGGGAAAGAAGAATGCTTGTGTAATGTTCCAAGCACATTTGATGGCTTTTGCAATGAGTTGCATATAATCCTTCAGCACATTTTTGACGCACTtctttgatatacagtatctacTCAACTCAACCCTCAATGCAGTGTATCGCTAACATATTAACCAAAGACACAAAATATTGTTAGATCAATGCCTCTGTACATATCAAAACCACATGGTGCAAACAGTGCAATGTAGTCAATTctgcatgtttattttgttaaagtGGGAGAACACTATATAGCCAATATCAGAACCATAAGAATGCAGTGACAAGAATTTGCTTTTGTTGCACTCTTGAGtatttattccatccatccattttcttttacaccCCTGTAGTGCATTTAATGAGAATTGAAAATAGCATCGGTCACCAATGAGAACCATTACATTGACAATGGTTTCACGGTTTGTATGAGTGCTCTGTCTAAAAGGATATTTTACATGTTGCCACAAATGAGTAATTCTCAGCTGATTCCTTAGGTcctctgtactgtactgcatcatatctgaccccccccccccccccacacacacacacatccatccatccattttcaacaccgcttatcctggttagggtcgcgggaggctggagcctatcccagctgacttcgggcgagaggctgactacaccctgaactggtcgtcagtcagtcacagggcacatatagacacggacaaccattggcactcacattcacaccgtcactgagtgggaactgaacccacgctgcctgcaccaaagtcaggcgagtgtaccactacaccatcagtgaccacacacacacacaatattttaGAAACAGTTATGaaactacagtacatacagaattgaaatacatttctatCAAGTTAATATTACGGTCAACCGAGTAGCTTTGATTCTCTTTCCTTGTTGCGTCACACATTGTACAAGCCAACTTTTTTGcatgtcatacaagtgtaaaaggaATTAATACGAAATTTGTATTAGATATAAAGATAGTATAAAGAGAAGGGGGGGCATTTTCTGCTTCGGCCGCCATAATGCGGGCCCGAGGCTTGCACAGGGCGTATTGTGGCCAATGATGTTGTAACTCATCAATGGGATTTCAAAAGCGTACATATGGCCCATTCTCCCTCATTATGTTTGTTATGAGTGGCCCCCTTCACGGAGACAGGCGGCGGGAGACGGAGGGGGATGCCCGGTCCCTCATCGAGCGCTCCAACAAAGGCTGGTGGCGGGACAGCTGCTCCCAGTCCGCACTATTCAAGATGCGGAGCGGGGATCtggaggggggggtggggggtttgaGGTGCCAAATGCATTCCACTTCAAAGGTCTGAGACGCTTCCTTCATTTGGGGCAGTAGAGTTTGACTGACGTCATTGCGCAAGGCATTTCCGTGCGttgcatttgtttatttgtttattttttgggggggggggggggggggggcaccgtGCGCATCTTTCATCAAAGTACCCAAACGCTCCATTGTGATGGTCATTTGCATCATAACAGATTGTACAAAACCTTCATAACAAGGACGGAGAGTctgttatgcaaaaaaaaaaaaagatattccaCACgagtggaaggaaaaaaagatggagGATTTGACAGTAATATTATTCAAGAAAGAAATAACTAAAGCACTGTCTTCTCAGTGGGTAGACAAACAATCGTGTGTTATTGGCGAATAACGTGGGAATACAGTCGAGTTGCACACAAATCAGGAGTCGAACAACAGGGAGCATAAGCACAAACGCATATGCAGCAGGCTCAGGCCAACACCTGTCGCTTTCTTTGGAGAAGGGCCCTTAATTCCTTGATTCTGtttggcagcagcagcagcagcagctgccaACTGAAGGCATCGCGTTACATCCGCCCAACGGGCGAGGCGATCTGCTGAGGCTCGGACACAAAAGCCAGCAAGAAACAGGAACGAGCGGCCCCGACAATCGAGAGCAACGCTCCAAACCGCCATTCGAGTCTACCCATGGGCCATTTCAATCTTGACATTGAGAGACATTTCATATTTCGTATGTACTTTGCATTGGTGTGTGTAGCTGTGCACTTGTACAGCATATAAATAAGTACAATATGATTTATTTTGACATATCATTTTATAAATGGCTTTCAAATGAAATAGCGTACCAGCTGCCATTTTgctctcattattattattattacaaaaaaatctgcgCGAACACTTTCTGCGTCCTctcgtatttatttattattcttattattatttccagATGGGAAAAACGAAGTGGTCGATGCCTTGACACAGAAAAAATCTTTCATTAAAGTCCGTCCAGCTCTTGCGGTGCTGACCGTAGACAAAGAGCTGCTTGCCTATTGGCTGCTGCCGTGTGCGCCCTGTTGTCCCCCAGCAGGAGCAGCTCAGCCCCTATTCACATGTAAATAAGCCCCTTATAAATACTAACAACAGTCAGCCGGCGACGGCAGCACATCTCGCTCGGAGTGCACAACAAACACAAGTCAGGCAGCAGAGGGAGAGGAGAGAAAGCTCGACCAAGCAACATGGCTCCTTCTGCTCGGCACAGTAAGACCGAACTTGGCGtgcaagaagaggaggagggctaCTATGGGGTCCAGAAGGCGGACAGAAAGGTACGCGAGAGGAAATCGGAGGCTGCGGTGCGCTGAGCTGCAAAATAAATACGTGGAAATGTCATGTATGTTGCAGATTAGGAAGCCTCTGGTGGAGAAGCAGAGGCGAGCTCGCATCAATGAGAGTCTGCAGGAACTGAGGAGCCTGCTGACTGATTCGGACGTgagtacacacgcacacgcacgcacacacaggcctCACGTCACTCAAATGACACTGAGATGCAGAATTTACAGTGAACTCCATTTTCAACCCCCCTTTCAACAGTTGCACTCCAAGATGGAGAATGCGGAGGTGCTCGAGATGACGGTCAAAAAGGTGGAGGACGTCCTGAAGACCAGAGCACAAGGTTTGTACCTCATTCGTGTTCCTCAGAAATAAGATGAAACAAGCAATAATTGAAACGGAAATTCTGGAAGCTGAAACGCAATTTGTGTAGTTCATTGctttgtggacaaaagtatAGAGACATGCCCGCTGCCAATAAGTGAGTCCCAACCACAGATTATCAACTGTGCTGCAGGAAAATATCCAATTTCACTGACTCGTTTGGAAAAATTTGTCATTTAATACAATATAAACAATGCGCAAACCCcaaattccaatcaagttgggatgttgtgtaaataaaaacagaatctaatgatttgcaaatgctcctcaacctatattcaattgaatacacacacaaaaattctcTCATTTTCTATTTGATCCCTGCAACACATCCCCACAAAGATGGGataggggcaacaaaagactgggaaagttgaggaatgctcaaaaacacctgtttggaacattccacaggtgaacaggttgaCTGGAAAGAGCCGAGCGTcttgattgggtataaaaggagcatccccgaaaggctcagttgttcacaagcaagtaTGAGGCGAGGTTCAACACTTTGTGAACAGGTTAAGAATGACGTTTCGCAACGTACATTTGCATCATTGACAGTCCATAATCTCATCAAAACATTCAGAGAATGTGGAGGAAACTCTGCACGTaaaccaaaaaccaacattgaaggcccacgacctttgatccctcaggcagcgcTGCATTTAAAATCGCCATGAttttgtaaaggatattgccacatgggctcaagaacactcgAGAAAACCACTGTCAGTAACCAgagtttgtcgctacatctacaaatgtaaGTTAAAGCGCTAACACGCAAGGGGACAGCCATACGGTTTATCAACAACGCCGCcggtcggcttctctgggcccgagctcatctgagatggactgacgcaaagagaaaaagtgttatgtggtctgtttatatgtgccctgcgattggctggcgaccagttgagggtcagagtcagctgggacaggctccagctagcctgcgaccctagtgagagaaagcagtatggaaaatggatggatcgacatctatctatgccagtggcGTTCACTGgcaagcagaacaattaaatgctcttccattggaAGGCAGAAGTTATAGTACAATAAAcccgtgtacagtatatccactgTCGCCATTCATACAAGAGAATAAGTCAAGGCGTCCtgcgagtatatcagctttgtgttccatTTAGCAGGCCTACATTTCACACGGAGCGAGTCTAACTTATGAGTAAAATAAGACAAGATCCTCTTTACTTCAATATTTTGGTTTGGCTATGTGTTGTATgatttttcttatgtaaaataggtgccttggctcaataaaggttggcaaACACTGAATCAAAATGTTCCTGATTGGCTGATTATGTTTTATTGTGACTCAATCACAACTGGAATCAGATGTGCTTTACCCTtttacaggaaatgtttggtaCTTTTCCAGTATCTACAAAATACAGCTATATATCGAAgttctaaatgtatttttttttatcttaggCTCAGAGCATCTTGACGAGTTTCCTTAACCTCTAATCTCCTTCCCCGTCAGAAGCAGACACGATGAGCCATGAAGCAAGTGAGAGGTTTGCAGCCGGCTACATCCAGTGCATGCACGAGGTCCACATGTTTGTGTCCACCTGTCCCGGCATCGATGCAACTGTGGCCGCCGAGCTGCTCAACCATCTACTGGAGTGCATGCCCATGAACCAAGACCACATCCAGGACGTGCTGATGGATCTAATCACGGACACGTCTGGGAACGCGGGCAGCACATGGCACGGAGGCGGAGACCTTCTCTGTCCGACGCTGGCCTCCCCCGGGGGAAGGAGCGAGTCCAATGGGTCGTCCTCCGCCCTCTCGCCGCCCCCTTCCGTCACATCCAGTGAGGACTCGTGCTCCGATCTGGACGACATCGACAGCGAGCACAACCAGAGCACTGCGGAAGCTCTGAGCACGCCCACGGTGACCTACTCCAGGTCCATGTGGAGACCCTGGTAGGAGCTCACGGGTGCAGATGGGCTGGAGGATGCTGGATCTGTGGGCATCCTTGAAAGATATGAGGAAAATCTTCGccccaaaacaaacacttaAAACTTACAAATGAACAGACCAGATACAGTTGCCACGAATGGATTTATAACTGGACTATATTTGGTCTCCACAACTCACCTTCACAAGACAATGATGACACAATGATGCTGTGGATCCTTAGGATGGTTCAGGTTTTTCTCTTTTCTGTCTCTTTTGAATTCCGGTAAATACTGGGCTCCACGAAATCAATAACATGCCAGTGGAAAGTGTCTGCAGCTGCCCTTTGGAATTTGTGGAGTCATTGCTTTAAAAAAGTGGATTTTCCTTTCGGCATCACAGAgagctagtggttagcacatatgcttCCCAATTCGAAAGTCCTGGTTTCAAACCTCAGCTCTGGCCTTcgtgtgtggcgtttgcatgttccccccagGCTCACATGGGTTTTTTCCGAgtgctccggcttcctcccgcgTTCCAAAAAGATGTATGctatgttaattgaagagttTAGATTTTCCATGGATGTGAATGAGTGTaaaaggttgtttgtctatttgtgccctgtgactggctggcaaccagtccggaGTGTACCCGGTCTCCCGccaaaagtcatctgggataggctccagctcacccatgatgaGCCAAATGAGGAGAAGGAGTATCGGCCTGATAACGACAGTCTTTGTCACAACATTCACTTATAGCTCAACCACGAAGGACAAATGAGGAATATACCACTTTTTATGTGAATaacttcatgtactgtatataggaTTTGTACGGGGGAAAAGCACGCAATTTTAGAAAATGTAAGTTTGgcagtgcctctgattaatataaatatttctaATGTATTTCATTAAGATTTGTAGTTTATCTGTCTTGTAAACTCCTTTAGAATGTTGTGTTGCTATAATGTTTAGATCACTGACTTTgcttaataaaatattttaaagcaaATGCTTGAGTCTACTGTAATATGACACAATGTGAAGATTTTTAGTCACATTTGCTGACGTGGAGATGTTATTTATAGTGTAGAGGGAGACACATGACATTTGTACTATGGGTTAACCTCAATGTTGCCAACTTTGAAATGAGATTTAGTCACTTTTTGACACAAGTGACAAACCTTGCAACGACATGTTGCTGATGGCAACACTTGTGTAGGAGGTTTGTAGCAGACTGGAAGCGTCATGTTGAAAGCTTGTTAGACTTACCAACAACAACTAATGGAGTGGGAGGGTTCGCTAATTTGCCTTTGGCCAATTGAAAAACGTGTCACAGGTAAGACTTGAGAAAAATCGTGATACATCACTTTAATATCATTACGGTTGTTAAAACTGATATTCTTTCATGCGTAATTGATTTTGACCTGACTCAAATTTGTGTGTAAAGAGGTGAACTCAGTCTGAAATGACAAATTTCTCTTCAAACTGGTAAAACGTTGAGAGGTCAGCCTGATACCGCTTTTGCATGAGTTCTCATTATAAACGAAGGTGTAcatgttgtggctggtgagtgtGGGCGTTCCCATTGGCACATCCTCCCATTTGAGTCGCACCTCTTCTCAGATGAACTCATTGGCAAAAAGCTGTTAGATCCTGTCTGGATTGTGGAGCCACCATCATAAAGCACCTACAGTCACGTTCTGCCTTcctgacagaaacaaaaaaaattgtggaaaaacacTCAGTGAAAAGCAGTTTGACTTGATTTCTGAATTGAATGATTGAATATTTGCTGTTAGATTAACCTTGAGTCTTGAAAGTATTTAAGACAAGTAATTAACAAGGGTGGTGGAGGGGTGTGAAAGCGACAGGAAACACACTAGGAGATGCAGTGATCAAAGCAGCCGCTGACCATTTGACAGGTTAGCGTCAAAGCCTTGCAGAGCTGAAAAGAAATAGGAAAGGATACAAGTGGGCTCAGGTTTTTCAAAGTCaggcgtgcacacacacacacacacacacacacacaccggggTCACAAAATTACAAGAATGATGActgaaatagtgaaaatctcatCTCAATTGATACACAAATcgacttagtgtgaaatctgagcctgtttagttgaacacaaagctgatatacgcAGGAAGA of the Phyllopteryx taeniolatus isolate TA_2022b chromosome 8, UOR_Ptae_1.2, whole genome shotgun sequence genome contains:
- the her8.2 gene encoding hairy-related 8.2, giving the protein MTASSMAHTIGKHSSAKEERKMRKPLIERKRRERINNCLDQLKETVTSAFRLDQSKLEKADILEMTVKHLQNIRTNILHDPLESQQKYSKGYIQCMHEVHNMLLTCDWMDKTLGSRLLNHLLRSLPSSTQDHTLEPTARSDVPTPASPGTRPRNTSIRGDQSEQPTCHVYAVSGHQERAVPHSPHFGMLKMWRPW
- the her13 gene encoding hairy-related 13 isoform X1 — translated: MAPSARHSKTELGVQEEEEGYYGVQKADRKIRKPLVEKQRRARINESLQELRSLLTDSDLHSKMENAEVLEMTVKKVEDVLKTRAQEADTMSHEASERFAAGYIQCMHEVHMFVSTCPGIDATVAAELLNHLLECMPMNQDHIQDVLMDLITDTSGNAGSTWHGGGDLLCPTLASPGGRSESNGSSSALSPPPSVTSSEDSCSDLDDIDSEHNQSTAEALSTPTVTYSRSMWRPW
- the her13 gene encoding hairy-related 13 isoform X2 — protein: MAPSARHSKTELGVQEEEEGYYGVQKADRKIRKPLVEKQRRARINESLQELRSLLTDSDLHSKMENAEVLEMTVKKVEDVLKTRAQADTMSHEASERFAAGYIQCMHEVHMFVSTCPGIDATVAAELLNHLLECMPMNQDHIQDVLMDLITDTSGNAGSTWHGGGDLLCPTLASPGGRSESNGSSSALSPPPSVTSSEDSCSDLDDIDSEHNQSTAEALSTPTVTYSRSMWRPW